In one Pseudarthrobacter sp. NBSH8 genomic region, the following are encoded:
- a CDS encoding response regulator transcription factor has translation MSHILLLTNSTGSSVDILPALELLNHRVHILAAEPTALLETDPCDIVLLDARKDLVGARSLTQLLKATGLSAPLVLILTEGGMAAVSSAWAVDDIVLESAGPAEVEARIRLSVARAVPDKDDAPTEIRAAGVVIDEASYTARVNGAPLNLTFKEFELLKYLAQHPGRVFTRQQLLTEVWGYDYYGGTRTVDVHVRRLRAKLGADHENLISTVRNVGYRLTLVRQQEDELTEA, from the coding sequence ATGTCGCACATCCTGCTATTGACGAACAGCACCGGTTCATCGGTAGACATCCTGCCTGCCCTGGAATTGCTGAATCACCGCGTGCACATCCTCGCCGCGGAACCCACAGCCCTGCTGGAGACAGATCCCTGCGACATCGTGCTCCTGGACGCCCGCAAGGACTTGGTTGGCGCCCGCTCCCTCACGCAGTTACTGAAGGCCACCGGCCTGAGCGCACCCTTGGTCCTGATCCTGACAGAGGGCGGCATGGCCGCCGTTTCCTCGGCCTGGGCCGTGGATGACATCGTGCTCGAATCAGCAGGTCCCGCCGAAGTGGAAGCCCGCATCAGGCTTTCCGTGGCGCGGGCTGTGCCGGACAAGGATGACGCCCCCACGGAGATCCGCGCGGCAGGTGTGGTCATCGATGAAGCGAGCTACACGGCGCGCGTCAACGGAGCGCCCCTGAACCTGACGTTCAAGGAATTCGAACTACTCAAATACCTCGCCCAGCACCCCGGCCGCGTCTTCACCCGCCAGCAGCTGCTCACCGAGGTATGGGGCTATGACTACTATGGCGGCACGCGCACCGTGGATGTCCACGTCCGTCGGCTGCGTGCCAAGCTTGGCGCCGACCACGAAAACCTGATCAGCACGGTCCGGAACGTCGGCTACCGCCTGACCCTGGTGCGGCAGCAGGAAGACGAACTGACAGAAGCCTGA
- the mshD gene encoding mycothiol synthase encodes MSPAHPEKWPVLVVHGGVEEQLLKDCVTLLAAAEESDGNPSLSEQTVVTLRAGDSAEHSLLTLALYAPDEDSDPSSGQDLAGFAVVVAEADGSGVLEIAVHPSYRNQGVADRLVGALKSGRGLDGLKAWSHGNHEAAADLAARYGYGPVRELWKMRLTTATAELPDVGLPDGVTLRAFVPGKDEDGWLAANRAAFAHHPEQGSMSRADLDARLAEDWFDPAGFLLAVDAADRLLGFHWTKVHPRHGAHPAIGEVYAVGVTPAAQGMGLGKALTVAGIRHLQGLGLHAVMLYTDADNTAAVSLYRGLGFTRWDMDVMYGPLTAV; translated from the coding sequence ATGAGTCCAGCGCACCCGGAAAAATGGCCCGTCCTTGTTGTCCACGGCGGCGTGGAGGAACAACTGCTGAAGGACTGCGTGACGCTCCTGGCAGCTGCCGAGGAGTCTGACGGCAACCCCTCGCTGTCTGAACAAACGGTGGTGACGCTCCGCGCCGGGGACTCTGCGGAGCATTCCCTCCTGACCCTTGCGCTCTACGCGCCGGACGAAGATTCCGATCCTTCCTCCGGTCAGGACCTGGCAGGGTTTGCGGTTGTTGTGGCGGAAGCGGACGGCAGCGGCGTGCTGGAAATTGCCGTCCATCCGAGCTACCGCAACCAGGGCGTGGCGGACCGCCTTGTGGGCGCACTGAAGTCAGGGCGCGGCCTGGACGGCCTGAAGGCCTGGTCCCATGGCAACCACGAGGCGGCAGCGGACCTCGCCGCCCGCTACGGCTACGGTCCGGTCCGCGAACTCTGGAAGATGAGGCTGACTACCGCCACTGCGGAACTGCCCGACGTCGGCCTCCCGGACGGCGTCACGCTCCGCGCCTTTGTGCCGGGCAAGGACGAGGACGGTTGGCTGGCTGCGAACCGCGCCGCCTTTGCCCACCACCCCGAGCAGGGCTCTATGTCCCGCGCGGACCTGGATGCCCGGCTGGCCGAGGACTGGTTTGATCCCGCCGGCTTCCTGCTGGCGGTGGACGCCGCGGACCGGCTGTTGGGATTCCACTGGACCAAGGTGCATCCGCGCCACGGCGCCCATCCGGCGATCGGCGAGGTCTATGCGGTGGGCGTCACACCGGCCGCGCAGGGTATGGGCCTGGGCAAAGCGCTCACAGTGGCAGGCATCAGGCATCTGCAGGGCCTGGGGCTTCACGCCGTGATGCTTTATACGGATGCCGACAACACTGCGGCCGTTTCCCTCTACCGGGGCTTGGGCTTCACCCGCTGGGACATGGACGTGATGTACGGCCCGCTGACCGCCGTTTAG
- a CDS encoding RNA degradosome polyphosphate kinase — translation MKPEPAGTVTSEGASVPVRARFGSSEVPASRATQDRIDIPEFAPNPVPEGDIRPDRFLDRELSWLAFNSRVLELAEDPALHLLERVAFLSIFASNLDEFFMVRVAGLKRRIATNLAVPSPAGLSPVEVLEKIGDEAHRLQQRHAQVYAEQIRPALAYEHIHLMHWDELDDAAKQQLSAMFAEKVFPILTPLAVDPAHPFPYISGLSLNLAVVVRNPVSDKELFARLKVPDQLPRLISIDGPRAGAVAGRVARFIALEEVIAVHLDKLFAGMEVLEHHIFRVTRNEDLEVEEDDAENLLQALEKELLRRRFGPPVRLEVTHDINPNIRALLIRELGVEESEVYSLPAPLDLRGLSVIAGIDRADLHYPKHLPHTSRFLNESETSKAANVFSAMRRRDILLHHPYDSFSTSVQAFLEQAAADPKVQAIKQTLYRTSGDSPIVDALIDAAEAGKQVLALVEIKARFDEQANISWARKLEQAGVHVVYGIVGLKTHCKLSLVVRQEVDGLRRYCHIGTGNYHPRTARYYEDLGLLTANDQVGEDLSKLFNQLSGYAPKSTFKRLLVAPRSVRSGLIDRIETEIRNARAGLAARVQIKVNSMVDEAIIDSLYRASQAGVMVDVIVRGICSLRPGVPGLSDNITVRSVLGRFLEHSRVFAFANGGDPVVYIGSADMMHRNLDRRVEALVQLSNPDDIRYVLDLLRRYMDPETASWHLDNEGMWNRHHIADDGSPLDDIQSWLLASRTRQRSLSRR, via the coding sequence ATGAAACCGGAACCCGCCGGAACAGTCACGTCCGAAGGCGCTTCGGTGCCGGTGCGCGCGCGCTTCGGCTCGTCTGAAGTCCCTGCCTCGCGTGCAACGCAGGACCGGATCGACATCCCCGAATTTGCGCCAAACCCTGTGCCCGAAGGGGACATCCGGCCGGACCGGTTCCTGGACCGCGAGCTCAGCTGGCTGGCATTCAACTCCCGCGTCCTGGAACTCGCCGAAGATCCCGCGCTCCACCTCCTGGAACGTGTGGCTTTCCTGTCCATCTTCGCGTCCAACCTGGACGAGTTCTTTATGGTCCGCGTGGCAGGCCTGAAGCGGCGGATCGCCACCAACCTCGCTGTGCCCTCCCCTGCCGGACTTAGCCCTGTGGAGGTCCTGGAGAAGATCGGCGACGAAGCCCACCGTCTCCAGCAGCGCCATGCGCAGGTCTACGCCGAACAGATCCGCCCCGCCTTGGCCTACGAGCACATCCACCTGATGCACTGGGACGAACTGGACGACGCCGCCAAGCAGCAGCTCAGCGCCATGTTCGCCGAAAAGGTCTTCCCCATCCTGACGCCTCTGGCTGTGGACCCGGCGCACCCGTTCCCCTACATTTCGGGGCTGTCCCTGAACCTGGCCGTGGTGGTTCGCAACCCTGTGAGCGACAAGGAGCTCTTCGCCCGCCTCAAGGTTCCGGACCAGCTTCCCCGCCTGATCTCCATCGACGGTCCGCGGGCCGGAGCTGTCGCGGGACGCGTGGCGCGTTTTATTGCTCTTGAGGAAGTCATCGCCGTCCACTTGGACAAGCTCTTCGCCGGCATGGAAGTCCTGGAACACCACATTTTCCGCGTCACCCGCAATGAAGACCTTGAGGTGGAAGAGGACGACGCCGAGAACCTCCTGCAGGCGCTGGAGAAGGAACTGCTGCGCCGCCGGTTCGGCCCTCCCGTACGTCTTGAGGTCACCCACGACATCAACCCGAACATCCGGGCCCTGCTCATCCGTGAGCTCGGCGTGGAAGAGTCCGAGGTGTACTCGCTGCCGGCTCCGTTGGACCTCCGCGGGCTGTCCGTCATTGCCGGAATTGACCGTGCCGACCTTCATTACCCCAAGCACCTGCCGCACACGTCCCGGTTCCTGAACGAGTCCGAGACGTCCAAGGCCGCCAACGTTTTCTCGGCCATGCGCCGCCGCGACATCCTGCTCCACCACCCGTACGACTCCTTCTCCACCTCGGTGCAGGCGTTTCTGGAACAGGCGGCCGCGGACCCCAAGGTCCAGGCCATCAAGCAGACCCTGTACCGGACCTCGGGCGACTCCCCCATCGTTGACGCCCTGATCGACGCCGCCGAGGCCGGCAAGCAGGTGCTGGCCCTCGTGGAGATCAAGGCCAGGTTCGATGAGCAGGCCAACATCTCCTGGGCCCGCAAGCTGGAACAGGCGGGCGTCCACGTGGTCTACGGCATCGTGGGCCTGAAAACCCACTGCAAGCTGTCGCTGGTGGTTCGCCAGGAAGTGGACGGGCTGCGCCGCTACTGCCACATCGGCACCGGCAACTACCACCCCCGGACGGCCCGCTACTACGAGGACCTTGGCCTGCTGACCGCCAATGACCAGGTGGGCGAGGACCTTTCCAAGCTGTTCAACCAGCTCTCCGGCTACGCGCCGAAGTCCACGTTCAAGCGGCTCCTGGTTGCTCCCCGCTCCGTCCGCTCGGGGCTGATTGACCGCATCGAGACCGAGATCCGCAACGCCCGCGCCGGGCTGGCCGCCAGGGTGCAGATCAAGGTCAACTCCATGGTGGACGAAGCCATCATCGATTCCCTGTACCGCGCCTCCCAGGCCGGCGTGATGGTGGACGTCATTGTGCGCGGCATTTGCTCGCTGCGTCCCGGCGTTCCGGGCCTCAGCGACAACATCACCGTGCGCTCGGTGCTGGGCCGCTTCCTGGAACACTCCCGGGTTTTCGCCTTCGCCAACGGCGGCGATCCCGTGGTTTACATCGGCTCGGCCGACATGATGCACCGAAACCTGGACCGCAGGGTCGAGGCCCTGGTCCAGCTGTCCAATCCTGACGACATCCGCTACGTCCTTGACCTGCTGCGGCGCTACATGGACCCGGAAACAGCCAGCTGGCACCTGGATAACGAGGGCATGTGGAACCGGCACCACATTGCCGACGACGGCAGCCCCCTCGACGACATCCAGTCCTGGCTGCTGGCCTCGCGCACCCGCCAGCGCAGCCTGAGCCGGCGGTAG
- a CDS encoding NUDIX hydrolase, with the protein MASDNLVADQTDHPGEAVAVVAAGALPWRINSDGLEVLLIHRPRYNDWSWPKGKIDPGETIPECAAREVQEEIGLAAPLGIPLPPIHYHVTSGLKVVHYWAVQVNGARLVPDGKEVDRVVWCAPETAAGLLTNPSDVVPLEYLQAAHTRGELNTWPLIVVRHAKAKPRSSWSKAEGERPLAATGIRQAQAVGRLLQAWKPPRVVTSPWQRCVSTVAPYLRATGAKVKLVEALTEHKHSRTPKKTAAIIESLLEKAQPVAVCTHRPALPTVLGQLGKHMPGRLRTLLPDSDPYLSPGEMVVCHVAVGNKHRIVAVEQFKPFDD; encoded by the coding sequence TTGGCGAGCGACAACCTCGTAGCAGACCAGACAGACCATCCCGGCGAGGCAGTTGCCGTCGTCGCGGCCGGGGCGCTGCCCTGGCGGATCAACTCGGACGGTCTTGAAGTCCTGCTGATCCACCGTCCGCGGTATAACGACTGGTCCTGGCCCAAGGGCAAGATCGACCCCGGCGAGACCATTCCCGAATGCGCCGCACGTGAGGTGCAGGAGGAAATCGGGCTTGCCGCGCCCCTGGGCATCCCGCTCCCGCCCATCCACTACCACGTGACGTCCGGACTGAAGGTGGTCCACTACTGGGCGGTCCAGGTCAACGGTGCCCGGCTCGTTCCCGACGGCAAGGAGGTGGACCGCGTGGTGTGGTGCGCCCCCGAAACGGCCGCCGGGCTGCTGACCAACCCGTCCGACGTCGTTCCCCTGGAGTATCTGCAGGCTGCCCATACCCGCGGCGAGCTGAACACGTGGCCGCTGATTGTGGTGCGGCATGCGAAGGCCAAACCGCGCTCGTCCTGGTCCAAAGCCGAGGGTGAACGGCCGCTGGCCGCGACGGGAATCAGGCAGGCTCAGGCTGTCGGCCGGCTGCTGCAGGCCTGGAAGCCGCCGCGCGTGGTGACCAGTCCTTGGCAGCGCTGCGTGTCAACCGTGGCGCCGTACTTGAGGGCGACCGGGGCCAAGGTCAAACTGGTGGAGGCGCTGACAGAACATAAGCACTCCCGGACGCCCAAAAAAACCGCTGCCATCATCGAGTCGCTCCTGGAAAAGGCACAGCCCGTCGCCGTCTGCACGCACCGTCCTGCACTGCCCACAGTACTGGGCCAGCTGGGCAAGCACATGCCGGGCCGTCTGCGCACGCTCCTGCCGGACTCGGACCCTTATCTGTCCCCTGGCGAGATGGTGGTGTGCCACGTGGCCGTCGGCAACAAGCACCGCATCGTGGCCGTGGAGCAATTCAAGCCCTTCGACGACTAA
- a CDS encoding thymidylate synthase yields MSIPTPYEDLLRDVLAHGTHKSDRTGTGTTSVFGRQLRFDLGRSFPLVTTKRVHFKSVAVELLWFLRGESNLKWMQDQGVSIWNEWADAEGELGPVYGVQWRSWPTPDGGHIDQIAELVENLKTNPDSRRHIVSAWNVSELKEMALPPCHAFFQFYVADGKLSCQLYQRSADMFLGVPFNIASYALLTCMIAQQVGLEPGEFVWTGGDVHIYENHMDQVLKQLDREPYDYPLLLITRKPASIFDYTLEDFEVVGYQHHPTIKAPIAV; encoded by the coding sequence GTGAGCATCCCGACGCCTTATGAAGACCTCCTGCGTGACGTCCTGGCCCATGGCACGCACAAATCCGACCGCACGGGCACCGGAACCACCAGTGTTTTCGGCCGTCAATTGCGCTTTGACCTTGGCCGGAGCTTCCCGCTGGTCACCACCAAACGCGTGCATTTCAAGTCCGTGGCGGTGGAGCTGTTGTGGTTCCTGCGCGGCGAATCGAACCTAAAGTGGATGCAGGATCAGGGCGTGAGTATCTGGAACGAGTGGGCTGACGCGGAAGGCGAACTGGGTCCCGTGTACGGCGTCCAGTGGCGCAGCTGGCCTACCCCTGACGGCGGCCATATTGACCAGATCGCCGAGCTCGTGGAGAACCTCAAAACCAACCCGGATTCACGCCGGCACATCGTGTCCGCGTGGAACGTCTCCGAGCTCAAGGAGATGGCGCTGCCTCCGTGCCACGCGTTCTTCCAGTTCTATGTGGCTGACGGCAAACTGTCCTGCCAGCTCTACCAGCGCTCGGCGGACATGTTCCTGGGCGTGCCCTTCAACATCGCCTCCTACGCCCTGCTCACCTGCATGATTGCGCAGCAGGTGGGGCTGGAGCCCGGCGAGTTTGTATGGACCGGCGGCGACGTCCACATCTACGAGAACCACATGGACCAGGTCCTGAAGCAGCTGGACCGGGAACCGTATGACTACCCGCTGCTGTTGATCACCCGGAAGCCGGCGTCGATCTTCGATTACACGCTCGAGGACTTCGAGGTGGTGGGTTACCAGCACCACCCCACGATCAAGGCCCCAATCGCCGTATGA
- a CDS encoding dihydrofolate reductase encodes MSTGNAADPQSFAQELAGSVTGVGLVWAQTSGGVIGKNGDMPWHLPEDLKHFNRLTVGHPVIMGRKTWLSFPDKYRPLPGRTNIVITRQKNWGDSPEAEGAVVVPSLDDALLESQFVDGGETVWILGGGEVFRQSTQLANVAVVTTIDVEADGDTFAPELDETWEAAASVPPDGWLTAANGTRYRFTKWMRTQG; translated from the coding sequence ATGAGTACCGGAAACGCAGCAGACCCCCAGTCCTTCGCGCAGGAGCTTGCCGGTTCCGTGACCGGCGTCGGCTTGGTGTGGGCGCAGACGTCCGGCGGCGTGATCGGCAAAAACGGCGACATGCCCTGGCACCTGCCCGAAGACCTGAAGCACTTCAACCGCCTCACCGTGGGGCACCCGGTGATCATGGGCCGCAAGACCTGGCTGTCCTTCCCGGACAAGTACCGGCCCCTGCCGGGCCGGACGAACATTGTGATCACGCGGCAGAAAAACTGGGGCGATTCGCCTGAGGCGGAGGGCGCCGTCGTGGTCCCTTCCCTGGATGATGCCCTCCTGGAGTCTCAGTTCGTCGACGGCGGCGAGACAGTGTGGATCCTGGGCGGCGGCGAAGTCTTCCGCCAGTCCACCCAACTCGCCAACGTCGCGGTGGTCACCACCATCGATGTGGAGGCCGACGGCGACACGTTCGCTCCCGAGCTCGATGAAACCTGGGAGGCGGCGGCGTCCGTCCCGCCGGACGGGTGGCTGACAGCTGCCAACGGAACACGCTACAGGTTTACCAAATGGATGAGGACGCAGGGCTGA
- a CDS encoding NF038396 family protein: protein MLKKPETLFVLGYMLLPLLALLSAIVGLTMILGGNKIAGAIILVVVTQVFAFGAFYALRLRKAAMQAETNRG, encoded by the coding sequence ATGCTGAAAAAACCAGAAACACTGTTTGTCCTGGGCTACATGCTGCTGCCGCTGCTCGCGCTGCTGTCTGCGATCGTTGGCCTGACCATGATCCTGGGCGGCAACAAGATCGCCGGTGCCATCATCCTGGTGGTGGTCACGCAGGTCTTCGCCTTCGGCGCCTTCTACGCTTTACGGCTCCGCAAAGCTGCGATGCAGGCGGAAACCAACCGCGGCTGA
- the asd gene encoding aspartate-semialdehyde dehydrogenase: MTTAATPSVGLVGWRGMVGSVLMQRMQDEGDFASINPVFFSTSNAGGAAPSIAGAAAGAAGKLEDAFDVDTLAKLPIIVTAQGGDYTKRVHTELRSRGWVGLWIDAASTLRMNDDSIIVLDPINRDVIDKGLVNGTRDFIGGNCTVSCMLMGLGGLFKNGLVEWGTSMTYQAASGGGARHMRELLSQFGTLNAEVSSELDDPASAILEIDRKVLAHQRTDIDATQFGVPLAGSLIPWIDADLGNGQSKEEWKAGVETNKILGTSDENRIIMDGLCIRIGAMRSHSQALTLKLREDLSVAEIEKLLSEDNEWAKVVPNTKEDSMAGLTPVAASGTLDIPVGRIRKMEMGPEYISAFTVGDQLLWGAAEPLRRMLNIATGNL, translated from the coding sequence ATGACTACAGCAGCTACCCCCTCCGTCGGCCTGGTCGGATGGCGCGGCATGGTCGGCTCCGTCCTGATGCAGCGTATGCAGGACGAGGGCGACTTCGCCAGCATCAACCCGGTGTTCTTCTCCACGTCAAACGCGGGAGGTGCCGCCCCGTCAATTGCCGGTGCTGCCGCCGGCGCGGCCGGCAAGCTTGAGGACGCGTTCGACGTCGACACGCTCGCTAAGCTGCCCATTATTGTCACCGCCCAGGGCGGGGACTACACCAAACGCGTGCACACCGAGCTGCGCAGCCGCGGCTGGGTCGGCCTCTGGATCGACGCCGCCTCGACGCTGCGCATGAACGACGACTCGATCATCGTGCTGGACCCGATCAACCGGGACGTCATCGACAAGGGCCTGGTCAACGGCACCAGGGACTTCATCGGCGGCAACTGTACTGTGTCCTGCATGCTTATGGGCCTCGGCGGGCTGTTCAAGAACGGCCTCGTCGAATGGGGCACCTCCATGACCTACCAGGCGGCCTCCGGCGGCGGCGCCCGGCACATGCGCGAGCTGCTCAGCCAGTTCGGCACGCTCAACGCCGAGGTCAGCTCCGAACTGGACGACCCGGCGTCCGCCATCCTGGAAATTGACCGCAAGGTACTGGCCCACCAGCGCACCGACATCGACGCCACCCAGTTCGGCGTGCCGCTGGCCGGTTCCCTGATCCCGTGGATCGATGCGGACCTGGGCAACGGCCAGTCGAAGGAAGAGTGGAAGGCCGGGGTTGAGACCAACAAGATCCTGGGCACGTCGGACGAAAACCGGATCATCATGGACGGCCTGTGCATCCGGATCGGCGCCATGCGGTCGCACTCGCAGGCTCTGACGCTCAAGCTCCGCGAGGACCTGTCCGTGGCCGAGATCGAGAAGCTCCTCTCGGAAGACAACGAGTGGGCCAAGGTCGTCCCGAACACCAAGGAAGACTCCATGGCAGGCCTGACCCCCGTGGCCGCGTCCGGCACACTGGACATCCCCGTGGGCCGCATCCGCAAGATGGAAATGGGCCCGGAATACATCAGCGCCTTTACCGTTGGTGACCAGCTGCTCTGGGGCGCCGCCGAGCCGCTACGCCGCATGCTCAACATCGCCACCGGGAACCTGTAG
- a CDS encoding winged helix DNA-binding domain-containing protein, with protein MALNRVSPKVMGRLRLASQGLIGPGRGSVEDAVRWMTATQAQDLQAALWAIGLRVPGAGLTDVRAALDSGSVVRSWPMRGTLHFVAPEDLRWMLGLTTERLSRILAGRHRELDITWADIEKCRDVALERIAAGGPVSRTEAFDVFAAAGQPTTGQRGIHILGTLCRHGWLVQGPLAGNQQLLVAFDDWIPVSRDLEQQEATAEFMLRYFRSHGPASVRDFAWWTQIPLTNVRAAFELVSGQLVELEFGGASYWMSPETASMLDDGVPGQRSVLLLAGFDEFVLGYQDRTLVLAPEHANKIVPGGNGVFKKTVVAGGEVIGTWARAGSIRSAAVVAELFDETRPLGPAGQAAFDKAAKLYRAFLDS; from the coding sequence ATGGCCTTGAACCGCGTGAGCCCCAAGGTGATGGGCAGGTTGCGCCTTGCCTCTCAAGGACTCATCGGCCCCGGACGTGGCTCGGTTGAGGATGCGGTCCGCTGGATGACGGCCACGCAGGCGCAGGACCTGCAGGCCGCGCTCTGGGCCATCGGCCTCCGCGTTCCGGGTGCAGGGTTGACGGACGTCCGGGCAGCCCTGGACAGTGGCAGCGTGGTCCGGTCCTGGCCGATGCGCGGCACGCTGCACTTCGTGGCTCCCGAGGATCTGCGCTGGATGCTGGGCCTGACCACCGAGCGTCTCAGCCGCATCCTTGCCGGCCGGCACCGGGAACTGGACATCACATGGGCGGACATCGAGAAATGCCGCGACGTAGCCCTGGAGCGGATCGCGGCCGGCGGTCCCGTGAGCCGGACCGAAGCCTTTGACGTGTTTGCGGCAGCCGGGCAGCCCACCACCGGTCAGCGCGGGATCCATATCCTGGGGACGTTGTGTCGGCACGGATGGTTGGTCCAAGGACCATTGGCCGGGAACCAGCAGCTGCTGGTGGCCTTCGATGACTGGATCCCGGTGTCTCGGGACCTTGAACAGCAGGAAGCGACCGCCGAGTTCATGCTGCGTTACTTCCGCAGCCACGGCCCTGCCAGCGTCCGCGACTTCGCGTGGTGGACGCAGATTCCCCTGACCAACGTGCGGGCCGCGTTTGAGCTCGTCAGCGGGCAGCTGGTGGAGCTGGAATTCGGGGGTGCCAGCTATTGGATGTCACCGGAGACTGCGTCAATGCTCGACGACGGTGTGCCCGGACAGCGGTCTGTCCTCCTGCTGGCGGGCTTCGACGAGTTTGTGCTGGGCTACCAGGACCGCACCCTCGTCTTGGCGCCGGAGCACGCCAACAAGATCGTCCCGGGCGGCAACGGAGTATTCAAGAAGACAGTCGTGGCAGGGGGAGAAGTGATCGGCACGTGGGCGCGAGCCGGCTCGATCCGGAGCGCCGCCGTCGTGGCTGAACTCTTTGACGAGACCCGGCCACTGGGACCCGCTGGTCAGGCGGCTTTCGACAAGGCGGCCAAACTATACCGCGCGTTCCTGGACAGCTGA
- a CDS encoding UDP-N-acetylmuramate dehydrogenase, translated as MTSTLLSALTTAAVGGPAGKYIEATTEAEIIDAVRTADAAGEQVLIIGGGSNLLISDDGFPGTVVRIASQGFTVNAEDSCGGVAVVVQAGHNWDALVEHAVLHAWSGVEALSGIPGATGATPVQNVGAYGSDVSQTIAAVRTWDRSRNSVQTFTNSELKFGYRDSILKQTTVEGSPRYVVLTVEFQLPLGRMSAPIRYAELARSLGVEAGKRAYSNDVRREVLRLRASKGMVLDPADRDTYSTGSFFTNPIVPLDVAATLPESAPQYPAGADGLVKLSAAWLIDQAGFGKGYGLEGVSASGGRASLSTKHTLAITNRGSASATDMLAIAREVRAGVVERFGIELHPEPLLIGLAL; from the coding sequence GTGACTTCCACCCTGCTTTCTGCCCTGACCACCGCCGCCGTCGGAGGACCCGCCGGCAAGTACATTGAGGCCACAACCGAGGCGGAGATCATCGACGCCGTCCGCACGGCGGACGCTGCGGGGGAGCAGGTCCTCATCATCGGCGGCGGCTCCAACCTCCTGATTTCCGACGACGGTTTCCCCGGCACCGTGGTCAGGATCGCCTCGCAGGGGTTCACCGTCAACGCCGAGGATTCCTGCGGCGGCGTGGCAGTGGTGGTCCAGGCCGGCCACAATTGGGATGCCCTGGTGGAACACGCCGTGCTGCATGCCTGGTCCGGCGTTGAAGCGCTGTCCGGTATCCCGGGCGCCACGGGCGCCACGCCGGTGCAGAACGTCGGGGCCTACGGATCTGACGTCTCCCAAACCATCGCGGCGGTACGCACCTGGGACCGGAGCCGGAACTCGGTTCAGACCTTCACCAACTCCGAGTTGAAGTTCGGCTACCGCGATTCCATTCTGAAGCAGACCACTGTCGAGGGCTCACCCCGCTACGTGGTGCTGACCGTGGAATTCCAGCTCCCGCTGGGCCGGATGAGCGCGCCCATCCGCTACGCCGAACTGGCCCGCTCACTCGGTGTGGAGGCAGGCAAACGGGCTTACTCCAACGATGTCCGCCGGGAAGTCCTGCGGTTGCGTGCCTCCAAGGGCATGGTCCTCGACCCCGCCGACCGGGACACTTATTCCACTGGTTCGTTCTTCACCAACCCGATAGTCCCCCTGGACGTGGCGGCAACGCTGCCGGAGTCCGCGCCGCAGTACCCCGCCGGGGCGGACGGGCTGGTGAAGCTGTCCGCCGCGTGGCTGATCGACCAGGCAGGGTTCGGCAAGGGCTATGGCCTGGAGGGGGTCAGCGCCTCCGGCGGGCGGGCGTCACTGTCCACGAAACACACGCTGGCCATCACCAACCGTGGCTCCGCCAGCGCCACGGACATGCTGGCCATCGCGCGCGAGGTGCGCGCCGGCGTCGTCGAACGCTTTGGCATTGAACTTCACCCGGAACCGCTGCTCATTGGCCTGGCGCTCTAG